CAAGAGTAGTGTTTGTGACTGCGATGCCATGAGAGATTCTGAGTCTCCATTGCTAGCGAGGTTCATTGATTGGCATCACCGCTCCACTGGCCTCCAACCAGAGACTGATACAAAAATGAAGTGCCTTTCTAAGCCCAAAGGTCCCGAAGTCACACTAGAGAGACAAAGGTCTctgaaaaaatcaaaaaaagaaaatgacattgCACAGTCCATCCAGGAAGGAGGAGCTGAAAATGCATCCAAACCCACTTCTAAAAGACCCAAAGGCATCCTGAAGAAAAGGAGCAACAGTGAACATCGATCTCACAGTGCAGGGTTCATTGAAGGTGTGGTCAGCCCAGTGTTACCCTCTGCTTTTAAGTTGGAGCAAGAATTGTGTAGGACTGGTGTAGCCATTAAAACTGTTGTGGAGGGAGAGGTAGCTGGCAAATATGGCACTAAACAGTCTTCACTAATGCCAAAAAAAGGAATCTTAAAGAAGACTCAGCAGAGGGAGTCTGGCTATTACTCCTCCCCAGAACGAAGTGAATCTTCTGAACTCTTGGACAATAATGATGAAACAGTAAACAGTGACACCTGTCCGGGGGTCACAGAACCATCCAGAAATGGGTCTTACAGCCATTCCTGCAGGCGTAAGGGTATCTTGAAACATAATGGCAAGTATTCTACCAGCAGCACTGAATCTGCTTTAATTAGCCCTGATACACCAACGCTGGAGGCCATGGAAGAAGTAGTCCTGCCTGGAGATGCATTACCTCGAAGTTATAGTCGCCCTTCCAGCGTGATTAGCGATGACAGTATTTTGTCCAGCGACTCCTTTGATTTGCTGGATTTGCAAGAGAACAGGCCAAACAGACAGAGGATACGGAGCTGTGTCTCTGCTGAAAATTTCCTGCAGATCCAAGACTTTGAAGGACTTCAGAACCGCCCACGGCCGCAGTATCTAAAACGATATCGCAACCGTCTGGGGGACAgcagtttttcccttctcacAGACATGGATGATGTGACTCAGGTCTACAAAAAAGCCCTAGAGATCTGCAACAAGCTCAACTAGCAGCAGGAAGatggaaagggagggaagggagtTGTTCTGCGTACCTTTATGGTGGAGTTAGCCAGGTTACTATTTGCTGATAATGGTAGGCTTTCCTTCAAAGGACCTGACTGTACCTACTTAACTGAATTCCTAGTAAAGTCTTGAGTAGCCCTAAAGTCATCTCACACCTCTCTAATTTTGTGTCTTCAGAATATTACCTAGCTGACCAGAGCAAAACGTTTGGTCTTTGTATAGGTGATGAAAGTGTATTAGGATCTAGCAAACAAAAGCATTGAGATTTAATGGCTTGGAGTGAAAGCTAGGCAGAATTAAAACTGGAAACAAGACACACACATTTTGAGAGGTTTCTAATTCATATTAAGTTAGCTATATCAAGAGATAAGCTGAATTCTTTGGGTCAATTTTGGAtgtctttcagaaagagaaCTGTTATTTTCCCTTGAAGTTACTCATCAGGATACAGACATCATTTAATGTTGAGAGTTTTCATCTTGCATTATGCagcaggccaggctggatggtcGCCCTGGGATAGATAATTTGTGAGTGTATGACTTTGCACAGCTGTATGTGTACAAGGATTGGAGTAGGCATTCACATCTGGCCTTTCCTACAGCCATTGCTCTTCAGAGAGCAGTTGGCCCTAAAATTCTTTCCAATACCACACCTACCAGCAAAAACAGAGTTAGGGTAATGAGAAAGGGAGCCCAAAGAAATGGGGATAAGCAGTGACTCTTCCAAGCATTTCAAcctgtgtgttttatttgtgaCTTTTTGAAAGAGGTCACCCAGATGGATGCCCAGAGATAGGAACCAAGGGCTAACAGACCCTCCAGCCTTGAGTTCAGTCACTGTCAGCAAATGGTTCCACCTTTCTATTAGCTTGTAGTATCTGAGGGGGACAGGTAGTTTGAGACCAGAATGTTAGGTAATGAAAAGGTTGTAGCATGTAGGAAACGGATAGAAGTCAGAAAGTTGTTGGAAACATGCCTTTctccaaatgaaaatatttctaagtagGTAGTAATGGAGCAGAAAGAACTGAGCGATGAAATGATAATTGTAGATTTGATAACAGAGCTAGCATAAAAATGCAGGCCTCCATATCGATAGCATAGCTGGTACTGCGTGTCCAGTGATGCCAGCttgaaaaaatgagaaaggtGTTTGTGTGTTCTCACATACACCTGAATATCAAGACCAAAGGCTTCAACTCCCATAAAGGTACCACATGGGTCTACTGGATTATCTGAATGTAAGCCTATGTCAGAAAGGCACTGTGTGTTTGACAGGCCTGGGCAAACTGGAATCGTAAGGCCCATTTCACTCTCATTTACATGAGCACATAGCCCCTAGCTTTCTTGGAGGTACACTGGTGTGAATACCTGGCAGGTTTCAGCCAATGATGTCAAAGAGCCACAGCTGCAAAAACCATGTAGACAGGCATACTCAGAAGAGAGAAGCATGGGGCAAACTCTGTTCTCACTCCTCCCCTGGAACTGGAACTGAAAGCAGACTTTGGCCCACTATATCCAAAATGCTAAATACTATGCAGAAATGGAATAGGGATCCTCTGATGATTCTTTGAGAATCAGGCATAACCCCACAAACATTGGCATCTGGGACAGGGAGCAGTTTCACTTGCAGATTGTTTATTCATGTCACGGTACTTCAATGTGCTGGTTCCTCCTGAAAACCAGCCAGCATAAAGATAAACGAGCTCAAGTTTTCTAAGTCAGTTAATCCGTTTCTGTGGAGAACCTTTTCTTTATTATGAAACACTGGACCAAATTTGGCCCTGAATTCAATGCCATCAGTACCCACAAAGTCTAAGAGAGATGTGCTCTCAGGCGGTCAAGTGAAATGTGGCTCACTGCTCATTTGCTCAGGAAGGGCAATTTCAGGGCATTTCTCTGTAGATGTAGGATACTTTCAGTATGATGCTTGGAGATCCCGTCTTCTCACAGGCCCTGCATTTGCTCCTATAGTCCATCCAAAGCCAACACCCTATTTTGCAGTGTATTTAATTAACAGGCAGCACAGTGGCCCTGGAGCAGAAGGGCCAGATCCTGAGCCGGCGCACCTCAGCTCTGTCATGTTGATGTGAGAGAGCAGCACTTCAGTGGGGTTGTGCTGAGTGATGCCTTCCCTGTGGGTCCGCTGCTGAATCCTGAGTGGATTTACAGGGGTTTTaggatgaagggaaaagaactcgaccagctgcagcagggaatgaGGAGCGCCCTGAAGGCTCGAATCTACCTAGGCTTTTGCCCAGGCCTTCCTTATGTACAAATGTGAATGAGTGAGTGACTGCTTGCTGCCAAACTGGAAATGTTACATAGGGATTTACTGGCATGTTACTGGCATGTTACATGTTTACTGGCATGTTATCATtcctagagaagaaaaaaaaaacaaaaaaacacaaacaaaacacttgacTGCACATTGTTATTATTAGTGTTGTgattcttatttaatttttttttgtaatacaaagttggcttttttatttgaatttgtctttctttttttttccttttttttcttttttatttttttatttttattttttttttaatttattggtCTGAAAGCCATTTCAAAGGTATAATAATATATTCGGTGTAATTTAATTGGTGCAACATTATTTTACAGCTCCGGCCAAAATcgtttggtgtttttttgttttgttttgttttattattttttttctccctatccTCGGTTGGTTTGAGCTCTAGGAGGCACACAGGGGAAAACGCTGGATAATCACccaaagtgtatttttaatctgatactgttttttattaaataaaatggaattaatGTAACTGTGAAGAGTCTCCCACTCTTCTTTCTCACCGTACATCAGCACAAGCCAAAACCTTGATGAACTTAACTCAtcccaggagctggacttgatgattcttATGGGTCCTTTCCAGTTCGGGTtattctatgagtctatgattaccgtgcagaaatacagaagcatCACAGCACATCATACCAAGTTGTTTATGTAGAACTTTTTGACTCATTTGCAAATTTGTGTGTAATGTGGGTGGCCACAGAGGCTGTGAACCATCTTACACCACAAAATGCCTGGAGCTTTCAGCTAGAGAAGTGTTGGGTGGAGAAGGGCAGATGAGTGGGCTTTCTCTGCTGGAGGAAAGAAGGTCTGTGGGCCAGGTGTGCTGCAGGTAGGGCAGAGCAGGCTGGCTCTTGAGTCACGACATGGCTCACTTATAGCCTGAAGACACCTAGTCATTGTTCCTCCCCCACTCTGGTGGGGAGGATGGTTTGTTAGCAATTTCGTTGTCATTGTTGGTGCAATTTAATGGTTGTTCTGGCCAAAGACTTGtggccagctgctgctgtcaagTGTAGGATGGCTTTGAGAGGGCAGAGCAGACAGCTGGTGAGAAGCGGAAATGGAGCCTGTTTTCGGATTTTGGAGTCTCCTTGATAACCAAAAGGCTTTAGATTGTTATTCTTGGAAAGCAGGTGGTTGTCATAAGGGAAACTGGGTGTTAGGTATGCTGTGTATGCTGGCGACttattaaaatacaggaaatggTTGGCACCATCTGGAAGCTGGCTCTGAGCAAGACTCCATTAAACTGCACCCGTGATGTAGCCAGCCAAGATACCTGTGGTGtttgttcttctgctttttgaattATGGGAAGTTTGGATTAGGAACCAAGGTTTGGATCTCATGCAGAAGAGACTTTAgtttttctaatttattctcTCTTgagctttttaaagcaaaaattcaTGACTGTAGGTGCAAGATCTATTTATCATCACCACTTCTTAGTAACCAGTGGGAATAAAGGGGAAAAACCCAacaatgcagaaaagcaaatagcCCTTAATATATTGCAAAGGGAATGGTAAGCTGCCGTATGCTAATTAAATCAGAAAGTGAGAGGTACGTATTCAAGTCAGCACATGTTCTTGTACCCGAGGTGAATAAGGTCTCGCTGTGTGGGTGCTGGATGGTGGAAAGTGTAATGCAAGTCTCTTCTGCAATAGCAATTatgaaacctttttctttcaacacgctaggaaaagtaaaaagaagaagaaattgaaggcaagtcatttattttcttttaaaaataacgacatttggaaagaaaattcagaacaGCTGGGTATGGTGCGCCTCTGTGGCGAGCACTGAGGAGTAATTACACACATGTTTGTGCAGCTCTGAGAGCTCACCCTGGCGGGGTGTGGTGGGGAGGAGGGTGTCtcattttcctatttattaaaggaaataagTGCAGAATGATCTGCCTCTGCTGAAGTTATACAGCAAGTCTGTAGCTGAACTTGGTCTTCTTTATTGCCTGCTCCCTTCATGGGGATTCAGGGCTTCTTAGGAACTGATGGAGTCTTCTGGGTTGGGCAAGACAGGAGCAAGGAAACAATGCAGGAGCCTTGGAAATGAGGATCTCAACACTTGCAGGGCAGTGTGGCACTGCTCCTCAGAGCTCACCAGCCCCTaccactgctgcagagcagaggatcAGTGCCAACACCCCAGGAGGGAGTTCTTCTCCAGCAGTGTCACAGCCTTTGATGCAGTGCCCACAACCACCCATCGCACTGGCAAGAGGAGCAGTACTCAGAGCTGAGTGGTAGAGCACCTTTCCCAGCCAGAGAAGCCTCCATGTTAATTGCAGCTGTGACTTCTCACAGCTCTGTCTGGCTTCCATTTGCATTGAGGCAGAGATGGCACATTCAGTTATTGTGGACAAGTACATTCGCAGGTAAGTTTGTTAATGATGCCTTAAGTGTGTGTAATAATAAACTTTGCACCACCAGAACCTCAGTTATAGCTACAGGGTAAGCTTTAATTCATCCAATGAAGGGAGAAGGCCAATACTCATGTAAATATGATTTATATGAGAGGCTTATCCATTTACTCAGGCATTTATCTTGGTGATTCGCATCTCGTTTTAATGAGATGCTTC
The Coturnix japonica isolate 7356 chromosome 1, Coturnix japonica 2.1, whole genome shotgun sequence DNA segment above includes these coding regions:
- the NUAK1 gene encoding NUAK family SNF1-like kinase 1 encodes the protein MEGAEAAALGSGSPVQPRCSSCGSAPAGGGEAAAAAAAMEEPLGEAASPGVAAAAGPRKKQAVKRHHHKHNLKHRYEFLETLGKGTYGKVKRAIERFSGRVVAIKSIRKDKIKDEQDMVHIRREIEIMSSLSHPHIITIYEVFENKDKIVIIMEYASKGELYDYISERRRLSERETRHFFRQIVSAVHYCHKNGVVHRDLKLENILLDDNFNIKIADFGLSNLYHKDKFLQTFCGSPLYASPEIVNGRPYRGPEVDSWALGVLLYTLVYGTMPFDGFDHKNLIRQISSGEYREPTQTSDARGLIRWMLMVNPERRATIEDIANHWWVNWGYKSSVCDCDAMRDSESPLLARFIDWHHRSTGLQPETDTKMKCLSKPKGPEVTLERQRSLKKSKKENDIAQSIQEGGAENASKPTSKRPKGILKKRSNSEHRSHSAGFIEGVVSPVLPSAFKLEQELCRTGVAIKTVVEGEVAGKYGTKQSSLMPKKGILKKTQQRESGYYSSPERSESSELLDNNDETVNSDTCPGVTEPSRNGSYSHSCRRKGILKHNGKYSTSSTESALISPDTPTLEAMEEVVLPGDALPRSYSRPSSVISDDSILSSDSFDLLDLQENRPNRQRIRSCVSAENFLQIQDFEGLQNRPRPQYLKRYRNRLGDSSFSLLTDMDDVTQVYKKALEICNKLN